DNA sequence from the Acetoanaerobium noterae genome:
ACCTTTATGGGGCAAGTCGATTCCATGCTTTTTGAGCGTTATGACGATGTGGAAAAATACGATGTAAAGGTAGCTTTGTCTGATTTAAATGCTTTGGAGAGCGTAGAAACAGAGCTTACTAGACATAACGAAGTTTACAGGGCAGAAGGAATGCTCGAGATTCCAGTTTTTTTTACAAATGAGCATATCAAAGAGCCGGTATCGGTTATAGGGCTAAGAGAAAACAGCAATTTATATACAGTGATAGATGACGATAAAAATCCAGTAAATATATATAAAGGTGGAGTAGTCCTATCAGAACGACTAGCAGACAAGCTAAGAGTAAAAACAGGAGACTATCTCACCATGGAAAGCCCTTACATGAGAGACAAGGATAAGAAGGAAAGCGTGAGGGTGATATCCACTGTAAAGCAAAATGTAGGAATAAACGGCTATATGGATATTGAGTATCTATCAGCGGTTTTAGGCTACTCACCTGCGGCAAATTCAGTTTTATTAAGAGCAAAGCCAAATACAGCGGCTGTGCTAAAAGATATTTATGAAGAGAGCCCTAAAATTACAGGCATAAATGACGCAAATGAAATGATTGAAAAGCTGAAAAAATTTATGGGCAGCTTTATGGGCAGTATGTATTATGTAGCTCTTATAGCTATAGTTATGGGAGTGGCGATAATTTACAACTCCTATGTAATAATATTATCAGAGAGAAAAAGAGAGCTTTCCTCGCTTATGGTGCTTGGGATGAGTGAAAAGGAAGTGCTTTCTATAGTTACTTTTGAGCAGTGGTTCATAGCTATATTTGCGATGCTGTTTGGAATACCATTATCACAAAGTGCTGTAACTGCCATGGGAAAATCAGCTAGTACGGATATGTTTTCTCTAGCTGTGAAGCTGGACCTAAACTCTTTAATTATAGCATTTGTAGTAACTATTATTGCCATAGTACTCGCTCAGGTCATGGCATCTAGAAAAATTAAGCATTTGAATATAGTAGATGCTCTAAAATCCAATGAATAACGAGGTGACTTATGAAAAAATCCATTAAATTTATACTAATAGGCATAATAGCAGTGCTAGCTATAGGCTATACAGTTTACTCAATGACAAAGCCATTAGAGGTGAAAGCTACTAAAGTTGAAAAGGCTGATTTAATCAGTGATTTCAAAGAGGATGCTATAGTAGTATCTGAGGATAGCTATACGATAAGTCCACCATATGATGCAAAGCTCACCTTCATAGTAGAGCAAGGCATGAATGTGAATGCAGGAGAGCTTATTGCGAGTATGGATGATGTTGATTTAAAAAATCAGAAAAGTCAGCTCAGCGCCCAGCTAAAATCTGTAGGTGGTCAGCAGGCAATGTCAAAATCTCCAGTCTATGATTCTCAAGTTGAGAGTCTAAATATAGCTATAGCAATGGGAAAAGACCAAATAGCAAGGCTAGAGACGAGCTATGAAAGAGCAAAGGCGCTTTATGACAGTGGAGCTATACCGAAGGTGGAGTTTGAAGCTGCTGAAAATGCTCTTCACGATGCAAAAAATCAAGTGAAGCTAAAAGAAAGCGAGCTAGCCCTCATATATGAATCAGCGGTAGAAAAGCCAGGAACAAGCACTTATTATTCAGGACAAAAGGAAGCACTACAAGCTCAGATACGTTCAATCGATGAAAAGCTAGCTAAAACAAAAATCTATGCACCTGCTAGTGGAGTAATTACAAAATCAAATGCAAAATCAGGGGCTTTTGTATCCACTATGACTCCTATAATCGAGCTTTCCTCAGCCACACAAACTGTTGCTAGGGCAAATGTTTTGGTTCAAGATGCAGCTGCTCTAAAACTAGGTCAAAATGTCACAGTGACTCAAAAAATTAGAAATGAAGAAAAGCATTATCCTGGAACTATAGTAAAAATAAGCGACTATGCAAATACCATGCAGTCTCCACTTGGACTTGAAGAACAAAGGGTAGAGGTAGATGTGGCTTTTCAAAGCGAAGAGAAGCTGTTTTTGGGATATGATTTGAGCCTAACTATAGAAACTATGAGAAAAAATTCTGTCATAGCTCTTCCGAAAACTACTGTTTTTGAAATAGATGACAAAAAATACGTATGGAAAATAGATGAGCAAACTCTAAAAAAACAAGAGGTAGAAACTGGTTATGAATCTGATTTTGACTACGAAATAACTCAGGGCTTAAGTGAGGGCGACCTTATAATATTAGATCCTAATGATGCTCAGCTAGAGGAAGGAAAGAAAGTAAAATACTAAACTAAACTGGTATAGTTATCAGAAAAGTGTGGCTTCTTTATTGCATATTAATAGAAGGTGGGGTATATTTAATATATAAGAAATTTTCCAAATAATTGCAAGGAGGATCACATGCAGCACTATTCCAGAGAAAAAAAAGGTCTAAAAATCCTTAATTTATTATTTTATTTATTGATGATAGGAGCCAATGCCTTAGCAAACACAAATATATTCGGGCAAGCTACTACTGAAGAAATATCAGCAAAATACAGCAATCTATTTACTCCAGCAGGCATAACCTTTGCCATTTGGGGCGTTATATATATTATGCTAGGCTATTTTGTGCTTTATCAGCTAGGGAAAAACGGATATGGAGCTAGAAAAGAAGCAACTGAAAAAATAGGTCTCTGGTTTATAGTATCTTGTATATTGAACGGACTGTGGTTGTTTTTCTGGGCTTTTGATATGATAGGTCTTAGTATGATAGCTATGATAGCTTTGCTTTTAGTGCTTTATCTCATCTACTTTAGAGTATATACAGTAGAAGCCTATCTTTACAATGACGAGAAAAAAGGATTTTTACT
Encoded proteins:
- a CDS encoding efflux RND transporter periplasmic adaptor subunit, with product MKKSIKFILIGIIAVLAIGYTVYSMTKPLEVKATKVEKADLISDFKEDAIVVSEDSYTISPPYDAKLTFIVEQGMNVNAGELIASMDDVDLKNQKSQLSAQLKSVGGQQAMSKSPVYDSQVESLNIAIAMGKDQIARLETSYERAKALYDSGAIPKVEFEAAENALHDAKNQVKLKESELALIYESAVEKPGTSTYYSGQKEALQAQIRSIDEKLAKTKIYAPASGVITKSNAKSGAFVSTMTPIIELSSATQTVARANVLVQDAAALKLGQNVTVTQKIRNEEKHYPGTIVKISDYANTMQSPLGLEEQRVEVDVAFQSEEKLFLGYDLSLTIETMRKNSVIALPKTTVFEIDDKKYVWKIDEQTLKKQEVETGYESDFDYEITQGLSEGDLIILDPNDAQLEEGKKVKY
- a CDS encoding TspO/MBR family protein, coding for MQHYSREKKGLKILNLLFYLLMIGANALANTNIFGQATTEEISAKYSNLFTPAGITFAIWGVIYIMLGYFVLYQLGKNGYGARKEATEKIGLWFIVSCILNGLWLFFWAFDMIGLSMIAMIALLLVLYLIYFRVYTVEAYLYNDEKKGFLLPFSLYTGWISVATIANFAAFVKYMNWNLFNLPEALWVSIGIAVAVLVNLFFITMRKDKAFGFVGIWALAGIVYARYLDGNLMPVGYVAGVAIFVLLAVIINSHGRKSHSN